In Sphingomonas panacisoli, one genomic interval encodes:
- the phoB gene encoding phosphate regulon transcriptional regulator PhoB — translation MSRVKMLLVEDDASLAELLAYHFKREDFDVKHTPDGEEALLLAKEAAPDIVLLDWMVEGLSGIEVCRRLRRMPETANIPIIMLTARGEEEDRVRGLETGADDYVTKPFSPRELVARVGAVLRRVRPALAGEQLTYADIEMDTVGHKVRRGGELVALGPTEFRLLKHFLEHPGWVFSRERLLDAVWGHDSDIESRTVDVHIRRLRKAINNGDRADLIRTVRSAGYSLDTGV, via the coding sequence ATGAGCCGCGTGAAGATGCTGCTGGTCGAGGACGATGCGTCGCTCGCCGAACTGCTCGCCTATCATTTCAAGCGCGAGGATTTCGACGTCAAGCACACGCCCGACGGTGAAGAAGCGTTGTTGCTGGCCAAGGAGGCGGCGCCCGACATCGTCCTGCTCGACTGGATGGTCGAAGGACTGTCGGGGATCGAGGTATGCCGGCGGCTGCGCCGCATGCCCGAGACCGCGAACATCCCGATCATCATGCTGACCGCGCGCGGCGAGGAGGAGGACCGCGTGCGCGGACTCGAAACCGGCGCCGACGACTACGTCACCAAGCCGTTTTCGCCGCGCGAGCTCGTCGCGCGCGTCGGCGCGGTGCTGCGCCGCGTGCGGCCTGCGCTGGCGGGCGAGCAACTGACCTATGCCGATATCGAGATGGATACGGTCGGTCACAAGGTCCGTCGCGGCGGCGAACTGGTCGCGCTCGGGCCGACGGAGTTCCGCTTGCTCAAGCATTTCCTCGAGCATCCCGGCTGGGTGTTCAGCCGCGAGCGGTTGCTCGATGCGGTCTGGGGCCATGACAGCGATATCGAGAGCCGGACGGTCGACGTCCACATCCGGCGCCTGCGCAAGGCGATCAATAACGGCGACCGCGCTGACCTGATCCGGACGGTGCGGTCTGCGGGCTATTCTCTCGATACAGGCGTATGA
- the phoU gene encoding phosphate signaling complex protein PhoU: MLSQMGGLAEQAIHDAINALQRADTDLATQIRGADKGIDTLQAEVEALAVQIIAERHLADGDLRDVVAALKIAGVIERIGDYAKNIAKRVPLIESEHQIEPITVIPAMARMAAEMVHDVLDAFAARDAQAAVLVCDRDRLLDDFYDGIFRILVTHMVENPATIGQVAHLLFVAKNLERIGDHATNVAEMVYFAATGTPMPERVKTGETR; encoded by the coding sequence ATGCTTAGTCAGATGGGCGGGCTCGCCGAACAGGCGATCCACGACGCGATCAACGCGCTGCAACGCGCGGACACCGATCTCGCCACCCAGATTCGCGGCGCCGACAAGGGCATCGACACGTTGCAGGCCGAGGTGGAGGCGCTGGCGGTGCAGATCATCGCCGAGCGCCATCTGGCCGACGGCGATCTGCGCGACGTCGTCGCCGCGCTCAAGATCGCGGGCGTGATCGAACGGATCGGCGATTATGCCAAGAACATCGCCAAGCGTGTGCCGCTGATCGAGAGCGAGCATCAGATCGAGCCGATCACCGTCATCCCCGCCATGGCGCGAATGGCGGCGGAGATGGTGCACGACGTGCTCGACGCCTTCGCTGCCCGCGACGCGCAGGCCGCGGTTCTAGTGTGCGACCGCGATCGCCTGCTCGACGATTTCTACGACGGGATCTTCCGCATTCTTGTCACGCACATGGTCGAAAATCCGGCGACGATCGGCCAGGTCGCGCACTTGCTGTTCGTCGCCAAGAATCTCGAACGGATCGGCGACCACGCAACCAACGTCGCGGAAATGGTCTATTTCGCCGCAACCGGCACGCCGATGCCCGAACGGGTCAAGACAGGGGAAACACGATGA
- a CDS encoding ATP-binding protein, which yields MDDLHTPAAPRLDTVLEGIVEPVLVIADGRVEEANAAARDLLGNHILDQDVRLAIRHPAAAERLTAPPGVGASGPINLVGLGTLDQRWELRVTDIPDGRRVVHLIDQTGSYAAERMRVDFVANASHELRTPLASILGFAETLIDDDGADPAMRQRFLKVMVDEARRMQRLVEDLISLSRIEAEKYRLPDASVDLAMLLEEVIAELRDTHDPRVADIVVEFADDVPAVIGDRIQLSQALHNLVGNAMKYGRAGTPVTIKLWRYPNGMVRVAVGDEGEGIAPEHIPRLTERFYRVDSGRSRAVGGTGLGLAIVKHVVERHRGRLDIASQIGRGTVVTILLPAAAVIKG from the coding sequence ATGGACGACCTCCACACCCCCGCCGCGCCGCGGCTCGACACCGTGCTCGAAGGTATCGTCGAACCCGTATTGGTGATCGCCGATGGTCGCGTCGAGGAAGCGAATGCCGCCGCGCGCGATCTGTTGGGCAATCACATCCTCGATCAGGACGTGCGACTGGCGATTCGCCATCCCGCCGCGGCCGAACGATTGACCGCTCCGCCCGGCGTGGGTGCCTCGGGGCCGATCAACCTGGTCGGGCTCGGCACGCTCGACCAGCGCTGGGAATTGCGCGTCACCGACATTCCCGACGGCCGTCGCGTCGTCCATTTGATCGACCAGACCGGCAGCTACGCGGCCGAGCGGATGCGCGTCGATTTCGTCGCCAATGCCAGCCACGAACTGCGCACCCCCCTCGCCTCGATCCTGGGCTTTGCCGAGACGCTGATCGACGATGACGGCGCCGACCCGGCGATGCGCCAGCGTTTTCTGAAGGTGATGGTCGACGAAGCGCGACGGATGCAGCGATTGGTCGAGGACCTGATCTCGCTGAGCCGGATCGAGGCGGAGAAATACCGCTTGCCCGATGCTTCCGTCGATCTGGCGATGCTGCTCGAAGAGGTCATCGCGGAATTGCGCGATACGCACGACCCGCGCGTCGCCGACATCGTCGTCGAATTCGCCGACGACGTGCCCGCGGTTATCGGTGATCGGATCCAGTTGAGCCAGGCACTGCACAATCTGGTCGGCAACGCGATGAAATACGGCCGCGCGGGCACGCCGGTCACGATCAAGCTGTGGCGCTACCCCAACGGCATGGTCCGCGTCGCGGTCGGCGACGAAGGCGAAGGGATCGCACCCGAGCATATCCCGCGGCTGACCGAACGCTTCTACCGCGTCGATTCGGGGCGTAGTCGCGCGGTCGGCGGCACGGGACTCGGCCTGGCGATCGTCAAGCACGTGGTCGAGCGGCATCGCGGCCGGCTCGATATCGCCAGCCAGATCGGGCGCGGCACCGTCGTCACGATCCTGCTGCCCGCCGCCGCTGTCATCAAAGGGTAA
- a CDS encoding tetratricopeptide repeat protein produces MSGKWLVLAGLAMTGAAWGESASMTGKFPAGVREADRLGVVVVDRFDGRDGRQVESVLEQAIGAPNGQPDGVLSGGVTTGVEENRYQGSEERCVEWEKGDRSKACTKRAQVPVPCTRRVVVVTVSVRLMRLEDNLSVYSDNKSGRSEISWCEGRSPYTTVEQMVTAQIRDIANTIRGDVRPYTQTYRVRFREERDGMRKDIGNQFKAVVKLSQNNTAEACRQWAAMNGQMPNHPSVLYNLGVCAEAAGRYEDALAGYRAAQAALLPKKSGDIGDRSTASVA; encoded by the coding sequence ATGAGCGGAAAGTGGCTGGTGCTGGCGGGGCTGGCGATGACCGGCGCGGCGTGGGGCGAGAGCGCGTCGATGACCGGCAAGTTTCCGGCGGGCGTGCGCGAGGCGGATCGACTGGGCGTGGTCGTGGTCGATCGCTTCGACGGGCGCGACGGACGCCAGGTCGAAAGCGTGCTCGAACAGGCGATCGGCGCGCCGAATGGACAGCCCGACGGCGTCCTGTCGGGCGGCGTCACCACCGGCGTCGAGGAGAATCGCTACCAGGGCAGCGAGGAACGCTGCGTCGAATGGGAAAAGGGCGACCGCAGCAAGGCCTGCACCAAGCGCGCGCAAGTGCCGGTGCCGTGCACGCGCCGCGTCGTGGTCGTGACCGTCAGCGTTCGGCTGATGCGGCTGGAGGACAATCTGTCGGTCTATTCGGACAACAAATCGGGCCGCAGCGAGATCAGCTGGTGCGAGGGGCGGTCGCCCTACACCACGGTCGAGCAGATGGTGACGGCGCAGATTCGCGACATCGCCAACACCATCCGCGGCGACGTGCGGCCGTACACGCAGACCTATCGCGTACGCTTCCGCGAGGAGCGCGACGGGATGCGGAAGGATATCGGCAACCAGTTCAAGGCCGTCGTGAAGCTGTCGCAGAACAATACCGCCGAAGCATGCCGGCAATGGGCGGCGATGAACGGGCAGATGCCCAATCATCCGTCGGTACTCTACAATCTCGGCGTCTGCGCGGAGGCGGCGGGGCGCTACGAGGATGCGCTGGCCGGGTATCGCGCGGCGCAGGCGGCTTTGTTGCCCAAGAAATCGGGCGATATCGGCGATCGATCAACCGCGTCGGTCGCCTGA
- a CDS encoding HAD-IA family hydrolase: MADFPFDIVGFDLDGTLVDSAGDLAAAVNHALAAAARTPFPVERIRPMIGGGARLMLQTALKASGGDERLDDLLPILLAYYEANIAVTTRPFPGVLAALDALADRGVTLAIVTNKRQHFTDLLLRELDLTGRFAFVISGDTIPGKAKPDPAPIVEMVRRCGGGRAAFVGDSRYDVEAARAAGVPVAVYGFDATGDAAFDDYRDLIGTLERLA, translated from the coding sequence ATGGCCGATTTTCCCTTCGATATCGTCGGTTTCGATCTCGACGGCACGCTGGTCGACAGCGCGGGGGATCTGGCCGCGGCGGTGAACCACGCGCTGGCGGCCGCGGCGCGCACACCGTTTCCGGTCGAGCGCATCCGCCCGATGATCGGCGGCGGCGCGCGGCTGATGCTGCAGACTGCGCTGAAGGCAAGCGGCGGCGACGAGCGACTCGACGATCTGCTGCCGATCCTGCTGGCGTATTACGAAGCCAATATCGCGGTGACGACGCGGCCCTTCCCTGGCGTGCTCGCGGCGCTCGATGCGCTGGCGGATCGCGGCGTCACGCTCGCGATCGTCACCAACAAGCGCCAGCATTTCACCGACCTGCTGTTGCGCGAACTCGACCTAACCGGCCGATTCGCCTTCGTCATCAGCGGCGACACGATCCCCGGCAAGGCCAAGCCCGACCCAGCGCCGATCGTCGAGATGGTGCGCCGCTGCGGCGGCGGGCGCGCTGCGTTCGTCGGCGACTCGCGCTACGACGTCGAGGCAGCGCGCGCGGCGGGCGTGCCGGTCGCGGTTTACGGCTTCGACGCGACCGGGGACGCGGCATTCGACGATTACCGCGACCTGATCGGCACGCTCGAGCGCCTGGCCTAG
- the glmU gene encoding bifunctional UDP-N-acetylglucosamine diphosphorylase/glucosamine-1-phosphate N-acetyltransferase GlmU — protein sequence MTTPIAAVILAAGMGTRMKSDLHKVLHPIAGRPMLLHLIDSVDALDPAKVVVVAGARREQVEAAVTPLGVEVAIQAEQLGTGHAVRQAETALAGFEGDVLILYGDVPLVTTETMRAMVDRLHGAGEPSVVVLAFRPADPAAYGRVIADADGRLDKIVEFKDASPEQRAVTLCNSGLMAVRSADLFRLLGQLTNTNAAGEYYLTDLAELAGKDGRGAVVVETDAAEVAGINSRAELAAVDASWQAKRRVRAMADGATLVAPDTVWFSFDTQIGRDVLIEPNVFFGPGVSVADGATIRGFSHIEGATVGEGAEVGPYARLRPGAVLGEKSKVGNFVEVKKATLGKGAKANHLTYLGDAEIGAGANIGAGTITCNYDGFFKYKTVIGEDAFVGSNSALVAPVSIGAGAIVGAGSTVTQDVEADALRLVRPPQETKPGWAKRFRDMMRVKKAAK from the coding sequence ATGACCACCCCGATCGCCGCTGTCATCCTTGCCGCCGGCATGGGCACGCGGATGAAGTCCGACCTGCACAAGGTGCTCCACCCGATCGCCGGGCGGCCGATGCTGCTCCACCTGATCGACAGCGTCGATGCGCTCGATCCGGCGAAGGTCGTGGTCGTCGCCGGCGCGCGGCGCGAGCAGGTCGAGGCGGCGGTGACCCCACTCGGCGTCGAGGTCGCGATCCAGGCCGAACAGCTCGGCACCGGCCATGCCGTGCGCCAGGCCGAGACTGCCCTCGCAGGGTTCGAGGGCGATGTCCTGATTCTCTACGGCGACGTGCCGCTCGTCACAACGGAGACGATGCGCGCAATGGTCGATCGGCTGCATGGCGCGGGCGAGCCGAGCGTCGTCGTACTCGCCTTCCGGCCCGCCGATCCCGCCGCCTATGGCCGGGTGATCGCCGATGCCGACGGGCGGCTCGACAAGATCGTCGAGTTCAAGGACGCTTCGCCTGAACAACGTGCGGTAACCCTTTGCAATTCCGGACTGATGGCGGTGCGATCGGCCGATCTGTTTCGGTTGCTCGGCCAGCTCACCAATACGAATGCGGCAGGCGAATACTACCTCACCGACCTCGCCGAGCTGGCCGGGAAGGACGGGCGTGGGGCGGTGGTCGTCGAAACCGATGCGGCGGAAGTCGCCGGGATCAACAGCCGCGCCGAACTCGCGGCTGTCGATGCCAGTTGGCAGGCCAAGCGTCGCGTTCGGGCGATGGCCGACGGTGCCACCTTGGTCGCGCCGGACACGGTTTGGTTCTCGTTCGACACGCAGATCGGTCGCGATGTGCTGATCGAACCCAACGTGTTCTTCGGCCCCGGCGTCAGCGTCGCCGACGGCGCGACGATCCGCGGGTTCAGCCATATCGAGGGCGCGACCGTGGGCGAGGGCGCCGAAGTCGGCCCCTATGCCCGCCTGCGTCCGGGTGCGGTGCTAGGCGAAAAGTCGAAGGTCGGCAATTTCGTCGAGGTGAAGAAGGCCACCCTCGGCAAGGGCGCGAAGGCCAATCACCTGACCTATCTCGGCGATGCCGAGATCGGCGCCGGCGCGAATATCGGGGCTGGGACGATCACCTGCAACTATGACGGCTTCTTCAAATATAAAACGGTGATCGGTGAGGACGCGTTCGTCGGGTCGAATTCCGCGCTGGTCGCGCCGGTGTCGATCGGTGCGGGCGCGATCGTCGGGGCAGGGTCCACGGTCACACAGGACGTCGAAGCAGATGCCTTGCGGTTGGTACGCCCGCCGCAGGAAACCAAGCCCGGTTGGGCGAAACGATTCCGCGACATGATGCGCGTGAAGAAGGCAGCAAAATGA